In the Bombus fervidus isolate BK054 chromosome 13, iyBomFerv1, whole genome shotgun sequence genome, AATTACCTTAGGGTACGTATATGTTAACTGCCTGCTATGAAAAGTGGCGAAGGTGTTTCGTTTTACGTTTAACGATGTTTCGAAACACCGTCTTGCTTCTTCTGTTCCATTGACTTATACTACAATTCCATCTATTTGCTGCGtgatttatatgaaatacagATCGTGTGTTTGACTCTTGTTCGACTCTTTAAGTCCTACATTATTATCGAATAATGTATAGctcgaattaaaatattttttacaaatcacCTAGCAGCGATAAGTAAAGATGGTTTTGGAAAGTGTAACGTTcaaacgatgtatactattttGTTACTGTAATGTATAAAGAGATTGTTAGCTcgtgaaaattaattgtaaaggTAAAAAGAAGACAATGTAAATTAACTTAAGACAGTAAAAGCCACGCGCACATGATGAAACTTTCGCTTTGTGTAACTAAATACGGTATCTCCGAGCGCTGACACCATTCTACGACGCCTCAAAGAACTCGAAAGAAGTAGTATCTATGAATTCCGACCGGATCTTAAGCATATTTAATTCGTATCGATACATTTGAATACAGGTGGAACCAGtagaatttgtattattagaatatcgattaaaacgaaaagattattattatgttcgacTATTGTTTGACGAAAAATTTTTGATCACTGACCGCGGAAACGTTCTAAATATATACGTTTctcatatgaaaataaatttattcgattataACAGCGCGTGTTGTGATCAGTCAGAGTAATCAACGTTTTATTAAAGGGTTAAActcgaataaaataagtaatatattattcgaaAGCAGAACATAAAGGGCTAAATGGGCCAAGAATCGCGAAGAGATCGGCTCGCGAAAGTACGGCGGGTATCCGGGTTACGATCCACCTTCTTTTGCACGCTCGGAAGCGCTTTCACTTgcgcgtatcgttgctctttGCTCGCTGAAACGATTGTTGCGTCGTTAATCGAAAGCTGACGAGAAAATATCTTCACTTCAAATTCTTCCTCGTCTCTCGACAACTATTTTCTATCAACACTCTTCTCTGTtcttattattaaacaaatttttgatcAATCTGTTATAGTATTGCagcatattatacattataaccaAACTAGGAATACGGGTAAAAAACGAGAGGCGGAACGTCGGGCGAGCGAATCGATCGAAAAGCTGACCGATGGCGACGACCGTACTAAtgcgaatattaattaaaatgaaattaaagtttTGCAAAATTTCGGGCTGGCCTTCCGGCGAAGCTCGCTCCGTTCTGCCTCTATGCAATCCGCCCGCTATCGATTACTTTAATTGTCatcattataatataaagGCTGCCGGGAAATTACGTGCTTACgataataatgtaaaatgGATTTCAGTTTTATTACGGCAAACATAAACCAAATTTAATTTGCTTTGGAACGATGTTCGGACGATGCGTGGCGGCGTTACGTTCCGCGCACCGCGTGCGAATATATTTTAGGAAGTTTATTTTCAACCGGTACACGCCGTATacgataattttcatattaatagCGCGCATAAGTTCCCTGTCGAACTCGCATCGGATTAAATAACAGTcacatttattttgtatatctaTATCGACCGACTATTTTTGCGCCTGAAAGAAAATCAGCGGCGGTCACTGTTTTTGGGgataatgatattaatacGCGCACGCGTATCGCCCGCTACTCTTTTAGGACATTTATTTAGAGAACCGGAGAGTTAGAGTTGGTCAGAGTTACCGAAGGTTTCACGGCTTTAGCTTTACAACTACTTTCGAATACAATAGAACTTCGTTTATTGGAACTTGTCGAGAGACGAACAGTTCGTATTACAAGAGATCGTCAATTTTTCTCTAATTAGTATTCTCGGTTCTATtaggtttcttttttaaaatgaatttatatatataaatatctgcGTTTATAAACAACTGAAATCGTGATAATCGATGATTAACTACAAAGTTTTGATAACTATAGTTTAgataaaatgacgttttataaTCAAGATCGCGAAACTATTATAAGCTTGGAGCATTCCACTAAgaccaaagaataaaaatttgtcgaaTTCTTTTTTCCAGTTATGTGTGATCTTGGAGCCGATGCAAGAGCTGATGTCGAGGCACAAGGCGTACGCGTTGTCACCGCGGGACTGCTTGAAGACGACCTTGTTCCAGAAATGGCAGAGGACGTTTGCCCCGCCGGGTAAGAGAGGTAGACGAACAGTTGCTTTACATGAGAAGCACCAGCCAGTGGAGCCAAACGGCCGACCAGTCTACCGCAGGATTCGTTTTTCGTTCGCTCAATGACGAAGAATATTCGTCATCGACTTGTTACCGCGTTAAGAGCCTCGGTTTCAATCGCTTTCTACGACCAGAACTTCTATTCCCTTGGACCGATCCTATTATATCATCCTTTATCTCTTGGAGCTGAAATCCATTGGGAAATGGCATTGTCGGACCACTTGGACGAAGgctaaattttcaaatgtcGCGTACAAAGCGTTTCACGGCGTCGATTTCACGGTGAACGCGTATactttatcgtcgttgcgtACGATTATAAAGTTAAAGTAATAACGCTCGAAAGATTGTTCGCCAGGTCGTTAAACATCTCGACCTTGACGTTAGAACTTATTAAAATGGAACGTTTCGAAAAGAAGTCATTCCGAATACGAAAAATGGTGGCGCTTCCGCGAAAAGAAAAGATCGACGATCCGATTGCTTGCGATCGTTGCTTGTAGATAGCAGCGGTAGCTGATTTTTCCTCGATCGACGTTGCGTGAGGTACTCCTCCTTGTAGTCTTATCGTTTGTTTTTATCATGCGTATGCGCTGCACCGCGTTTCCTGTTTCACCCGTAACTCACCACGTTCCCTCTCAATTATCCGGCGCCCCCGTGTTCAAGGTCGAGGAAATCATGGAACCGAGCGCGTTAAAATCGTAAGAGCACATCGGACTTACTTCGATGCGAATGCGTGTTTCTCTGTAAAGATATATTCTTCGTGAGTGCAGACACTTCTTAAGTAGCTTTTTTTGATTGAAAAAAGCGTTTAGAGAACGCGATCTATCGATCTTTCTATCTGTCTGTCCACCGATGCATGCATGCTTCTGTGTGTCAGAGACCTTTGATTTGGAGAAAGGTCCAAAGCTGGGTAGCGGTCTGAAGTTTCTTAGCGCGCTGCTACATGGCTAGCGTCCTCTTCGACCGGTTGAGGCACGAGTTTATCGAGGATCTGTTCTTTCAGAGTCACAGAGGCCGGCCAGTAAACGAAGAAAGCGAAAGGGTAGCACACCGGGGCCAGGAAATAACGCGCCGCCTGCGCCCAGCAAAAAGAGATCGCCGGGACCTAATTTTTCTCTGGCGTCACAGGTGAGCGTACTACGAGAGTCGTTAGTTTTATCGTAAAACGGGCTGCAGCCGAAGCGTCCTTTATCGAAGGCTGTGTCTCCGCTTTTCAAACGATTCAGGACTATTTGTTCTAACAAAACGCTATAGAACAAAATCGCCGTTTACGATATGTAATCGGTATGGCTGTCTGCCTCCTCTTCTAACGAGTGACTGACTctatcgtttaacgtttctCTTTGTACTTTCCTGTCGATCCAGGACGTGATGGTTGTGGGTGAACCGTCGCTGATGGGAGGGGACTTTGGCGAGGAGGACGAACGAGTAATCACGAGGTTGGAGAACACGCAGTACGACGCTACGAACAGTTTGGACCCTCATAGTCACGACACGCCGGGTGGACCACCTCCGCATCCTCATCAATTCCATTCGGAACCGACCCCGGGTAATTCTTGGCCTCCGGATCGCGGTCCTGGACCGCCACAAGGAGGACCCGGTAGTCAGGTAAATGTCATCCTTTCCAAACACGTTCGCGAGGCGCTCGAACAAGAACGAAGATTCCAATGTCGAAGCGTGACGTGCAACGGGGGTTACAGGGAGTTCAAGGTGGACAAGGCGGAGGAGCACCAGGTGTACAGGGTACGCAGGATGCCAATCAACAGCAACAAGACAAGAAAAGCCCCGCTGTGAGCCAGTGAGGCCAGGAGTCCCCGCGCCCCCCCACCAGGGGGCGACGGGGGCGCAGGCCCAAGAACATGGCTCCCTAGCGGGGCGAGAACCCTAACCTCCCCGGCGCCTACTTGGCCTCGTCTGGCTGTTCGGCCAGCAGGCTGTCGCACGTTGGCGTACATCCGCTGGCCTGTCATCAGGCTGGGCTGTCCGGGCATCATACGGAGCAGCAGGTGCAACTAAGCCATGCTGCGGTGGCCGCCGCCGCAGCCTCCATGGGGATGGAATCCCCAGAGCTGGTCGCGGTGGCTCATTACCAGGCGCAACAGCTTCAGCGACAATTGTTGGCCGAGCAGTCGGGTTCGGGAACGATGCTACCACCCGCTGCTCAGCCTACTGGTGGAGGTTTGACGCAGTCGCTACAGCAGCCGCAGCAAGGTCAACTACAGGGCCAAGACTCGCTGCAACAGCTGATGCAACAGATCTTCTGTTTGCAACAAATCGAATACTTTTTCAATCAGCGTGTTCCCAAGTGATCGCGATCATCGCCGTTGTTGTCATCAGCGTCGCCATCGTTGTTGTCGTCAAAGGATAAGATGATAAGTCGTGACTTTGGAAGCGATCTGGAGCGATCGTGAGACACGAAGAACTCCGTTACCGATAGAGAGAAGTGGTGCGCTCGCGTTTGCTCCGAACCGTTACGAGCTTCTCAACGACGATCTTTCCTTGTGCTGTGAGCGTGATCGTCGAGAATCGCGCTGTTATATTCGAGGCTGAGAATGGACGCGCAATTCCGTTCGAGGTTTCCACATCTACAGATACATAGATACACACAAGCGTGCGCACGCATGCACGCGTGCcgtacacatacacacacacacacatatgtacatgggaagtatacatatacgtaaataTGTTTCCGTTGGTCGAGCCTCGAATGGAGAAGGGGAGGTGTGCGGTGTCTCTGAATTCGTGAAGCTGCCGAGGAAGCAAACGATCTTCGGTAGTCGAGCGTGTTCCACCTCGCGTGTTGCTGTCTGAACGGTCCGAGACACCGTTGCGAGAGACATGACAGTCTTTCGAGATTAAATACGGACCGTGTAGCGTGTGATAAAACATTATgtcaaaaagaaacaaaatatattaatgaaaaaaattaaaatagggGGATGATTGACTGTCAGTGAAATCGTTATAAAGGAAGTGGCAGAAGAAGACGATACGATATggggaataaaaagaaacgattaaGTTGAACGAGAACGGTACGCTGCGCACGGCAGAGACAATCGTTCGCTGTGGTGCGAGCTGTGAATGAATCTCTATCCGTCAACAgtattgatataattaataaaataaatgaatataaaatattgtaagagATATATCGTAAGTACGTATTGTGCAAGCGTATGCGAGATAGGAGAGAGCGTGGTGTGATATATCGAATCGGAGGATGAGAGGATGTGGGTGTGTAAGAAACCGGATTACCACTTAGATTCGAAAGATTCTTAAGCGCGGAGCCCGATCGAACGCCAACGCACAGGCCCTGATTGTCCCTGTGTTGCAATCTTTCGAACGTTTTATCCTTTTATTGTTGCTTGCTCTGATACCGAGTacgaggaagaaaggaaggaaacggAAAGCGTTTTCGCGCTCGTGAAACGATAAACACGAATGGAAAATGGCCGGTGTGCGATTTCCACTACGAACGTTCGAGCGATCGAGATTGACGTGTAGACGCTCGTCTCTCGAGGAAGTAACAGGGATTAGAGTAATTTTAGAACGTCTGAGGGCTGCACCGAAATCGGTTCTCGTTGCTATTCGAGCGTACTTTCTCGCTGTTTGACGTCGTTTATGATAATTTATCGGTTTATCGTACGATATACACAGCACAGCGCGTACCCACGTCCAATCACTGTGTGACCTTTACgggatataatatttttgatgaGTCGTCAGTAACATTTCCACGGTGTGCATGTGCTTATTTTGTTGCGCTGCAATCATTTCAGGGAACAGCGTGTTTGAAAACTAGCCGCGTGACAATCGTTACTTAATCACGATATAATgatttttcttccgttttcTCTTTCACGACAACGAGATACGCGTATATACACCTTTGAAAATGGGCGGCAAAGTAAAAgagacaaaaataaaaaaaaaaaataaaataaaaataaaaaaacgaagaaatagaAGGAGCGAAACCTCTATATACACGGTACGATTGCGTACACTATGAATCATTCTAGCATAAAGTTCCTTGCGCGTTACGTTTGTACATGATATATGTTCCTCATTATATGCTTATACGTTTGTTCCTATTTTTGTATTACTCTTCGTGATTCGTTGTGTTCTCTTCCTTCGCTGTTAAGCTCGAGCCAATCATAACAGGGCATTATATCGACGATTTCACAAGCGTTTCTACTCGAATCCTCGTCACTATATAATCAACTTTTTCGAATAGTAATCGTGGTCGAACGCGTTTCCGAATTAAAACGTCCACGgtctgttctttttttcccctccttttcttcttctacttcttttATTCACTGCTTCTCTAACTTCTTCTTCCCCCCTCCCTCACTCTTACTGCTTTTAACAAGCAGACCACGGACATTCACACACAATTTTCTTATTCTATCCCAAACTATCTGTCGTTGCGTTCAGTCATGGAAATTTACAGATGAGAATTAGTGTACCTAAAGAAAGATTCGAAGTTGTTCACGTGGTGTATCATAGTCGTTGCTTAGCGTACGATATGTTTACTTGTAAGAAAGAAACGTTAATCTAGTTGTCCGAGATTCGTAGCTATTTAttaagtttctttctttctacttaACTGGTGTCACCACGAGGACATGACGTTGGTACGAGCTTTGCTTGCGATTGCGATTCGATTTTATATCTCGATCTGATAGCACATCAAACACTTTGCGTCCATTATCGTTTGCAACAATCgttctctttttattctttttttcttttttttttttgttctctcTTCGTTCATCATGAGAAACGTGGCACGATTCCTCTTGAAATCATTCGCTTCGATCTTGTCCATAGATCTCTCCTGGTTCATAAGTTTTGGATTTGAAGATTATTCGAGCGTCGAACGAGGCGTGATCGATGGACAAGCGATGCGAATCTATTATCCGACTTATGAATTCGGTATCTAATCAAGGAATTCATAAATATGGCGATGCAAATTATGAACGGAGGATCAAAGTTTTCGATTTATATTTGATTTGGAAAGCAAATTTAAACGAATTCGAGCCATTGTTGATGCGTTTATCGGTATTTCACTATAAGTGATAAACTGTACGGCTTTGTTAGCCAGCGAGATG is a window encoding:
- the LOC141445873 gene encoding uncharacterized protein, which codes for MGMESPELVAVAHYQAQQLQRQLLAEQSGSGTMLPPAAQPTGGGLTQSLQQPQQGQLQGQDSLQQLMQQIFCLQQIEYFFNQRVPK